The genomic DNA TGAAGGGACCCGTAGATCCCCGCGGGCAGGAAGATGATGAAGATGATGAGGAGGAGGCCGTAGATCGTCTCCGCCATGCCGAGAAGCTTGAGCCCGAAGGCGATCCGCAGCCCCTCGGACAGCGCCGTGGTCAGCGCCGTACCCACGAGCGGCCCCAGCAGGGAATACATGCCGCCCAGCACCACGGCGAACACGATCTTGAGGGACACCCCGATGCCCGACAGCGTGTCCGGGTTGACGTAGGAGATGTACTGGGCGTAGAGCACGCCGCCCACGGCCGTGAGCGCCGCCGAGAGCACGGTGATGCCCAGCTTGAAGCGCGTCACGTGGATGCCCACCGAGGCCGCCGCCGTCTCGTCCTCGCCGATGGCCTCGAGCGCCGAGCGCGCCATGCTCCGATCCACCCGGTCCCAGACCCAGAGTCCGGCCAGAAAGACGGCCAGGGAGGCGTAGTAGAACACGCGCTTGTCAGCGAACTGGAGTGTCCAGAGTCCGGACGCGGTTCCCGCGGTCTTGAGGCTCGCCCCGAGCGACCCGCCCGTCCAGTCGCGCTCGGCGATGATGAGGAGGCGGATGACCTCGCCCACCGCCAGGGTGACCAGCGCGAAGTAGTGGCCGATGACGCGGAAGCGGAAGCACGGGATACCGAGCACCACGGCAATGGCCACCGCCGCGGCCACGGCGAGCAGGACGCCGACCCAGGGCGTGAGCGAGTAGTAGTTCCAGAGGAGGGTGGTGGTGTAGGCGCCCACCCCGAGGAAGGCGCCGTGGCCGAGAGAGACCAGGCCGAAGCGCCCCATCAGGGACCAGGCCTGGCCGATGAAGGACCAGACGAAGATCTGGATGACCACGTGGAGCACGTACTGGCTCATGACCCCCATGGGAACGAAGGGAAGGGCGAGGAGGAGCGCGAGGAGGGCTCCCGCGAGGAGGCGGCCGCCGAGGCTCATTCGCGCCTGGCCAGGATGCCGCCCGGCCGCACGAACATCATGATGATGAAGATCACGAAGGCGATGACGTAGCCCATCTCGGTGGAGATGACCACGCCCCCGATGGCGATGATCTCGCTCATGATGAAGGAGGCGATGAAGGCGCCCACCATGTTCCCCAGACCGCCCAGCACGCACACCATGAAGGTGAGCGGCCCGAACTGGGCGCCGAAGAACGGATGCACGGAGTACTGGAAGATGAGGAGGGCCCCGGCCAGCCCCGCCATGAGCCCGCCCACCGCGGAGGTGACGATGTAGATGCGCTGGGGATTGGCGCCCATCAGGGCCATGGCATCGCGGTCCTGGGACACCGCGCGGATGGCCGTGCCGATATAGGTGCGCGTGAGGAACACGTAGAGCGCGATCACAGCCAGAATGGAGATGGCAAAGGGGATGAGCCGCGTGGCGGGCAGGAAGATCCCCGCGATCTCGTAGCTGGGCAGGCTGAGGCGCACCGTCTTGTGGTCGGTCGTCCACAGGAACGTGGCGAAGGATTGCAGGAAGAAGAGGAGCCCCCCCGTGGCGAGCAGCTGGTTGATGGGGGCGCTCGTCAGGATGGGCGAGATGATGAGCAAGTGCACGCCGACGCCGAGCAGCGCGCCGATGGCCAGGGACGCCACGCCGGCCGCCCAGATGGGCCAGCCATAGACGGCGTTGAGGAAGTAGATACCGTACATGCACAGCATGACGAGATCCACGTAGGCGATCCAGACGATGTCCAGCACGCCGAAGATCAGATTGAGGCCCAAGGCGAGCAGCGCGAGCACGCCGCCCAGGAGAATGCCGTTGATGGCCGCCTCCACGAGGAAGATCGGATCGATCATTTGAATCCCTCTCCCCCACTGGGGGAGAGGGCAGGGTGAGGGGGAAAGACCTTCATCTCAGCCCTCGCCTCACCGCTCTCCTCACCTTCGGGATCAACTCAGCTCTCGACTGGCGGCTTCGCCGCTCATCTCGAACTGCGGGCCGCGTTTCGGCTCGATCTACTCAGCCCTCGCCTCACCGCGCTCCTCGCCTGCGGCTCGTCGGCCGCGTTTCGGCTCGAACATCAAACTCCCAGATAGGCCTTGCGGACGAAGTCCTGCTCCGCGAGCTGGTCCGCGCGGCCCTCCATCTTGATGCGCCCGACTTCCAGCAGGTAGGCGCGGTCCACCAGCTTGAGCACCTGGCGGACGTTCTGCTCCACGACGAGAATCGTGTAGCCCTCTTCGCGCACACGACGGATGAGGTCGAAGACGCGCAGCACCATGACGGGGGCCAGGCCCAGGGAAGGCTCGTCCATGAGGATGATCTTGGGGCGCGACATGATGGCGCGGCCCAGGGCCAGCATCTGCTGCTCGCCGCCCGACATGCTGCCCGCGCGCTGACTCTGGCGCTCGGCAAGAACCGGGAATAGCGTGTAGACGCGCTCCAAGCTCTCCCGATACCGGGCGCGAGCCGAGGGCAGGAAGGCACCCATCTTGAGGTTGTCCGCCACGGTGAGGGCGGGGAAGAGGCGGCGACCCTCGGGCACATGCGCGATCCCGTGGGCCACGATGTCGTACGCGGGATGGCCAGCCAGCTCGGCGCCCGCGAAGGTGATGCGGCCCGCGCGGGGGGCGATCAGGCCGGAGATCACCCGGAGGAGCGTGGTCTTGCCCGCGCCATTGGGGCCGACGA from Candidatus Methylomirabilota bacterium includes the following:
- a CDS encoding branched-chain amino acid ABC transporter permease; protein product: MSLGGRLLAGALLALLLALPFVPMGVMSQYVLHVVIQIFVWSFIGQAWSLMGRFGLVSLGHGAFLGVGAYTTTLLWNYYSLTPWVGVLLAVAAAVAIAVVLGIPCFRFRVIGHYFALVTLAVGEVIRLLIIAERDWTGGSLGASLKTAGTASGLWTLQFADKRVFYYASLAVFLAGLWVWDRVDRSMARSALEAIGEDETAAASVGIHVTRFKLGITVLSAALTAVGGVLYAQYISYVNPDTLSGIGVSLKIVFAVVLGGMYSLLGPLVGTALTTALSEGLRIAFGLKLLGMAETIYGLLLIIFIIFLPAGIYGSLHQLIRRRATKTAPA
- a CDS encoding branched-chain amino acid ABC transporter permease encodes the protein MIDPIFLVEAAINGILLGGVLALLALGLNLIFGVLDIVWIAYVDLVMLCMYGIYFLNAVYGWPIWAAGVASLAIGALLGVGVHLLIISPILTSAPINQLLATGGLLFFLQSFATFLWTTDHKTVRLSLPSYEIAGIFLPATRLIPFAISILAVIALYVFLTRTYIGTAIRAVSQDRDAMALMGANPQRIYIVTSAVGGLMAGLAGALLIFQYSVHPFFGAQFGPLTFMVCVLGGLGNMVGAFIASFIMSEIIAIGGVVISTEMGYVIAFVIFIIMMFVRPGGILARRE
- a CDS encoding ABC transporter ATP-binding protein — encoded protein: MLELAGITAGYGHFTALWDVSLRVAEGEAVAVVGPNGAGKTTLLRVISGLIAPRAGRITFAGAELAGHPAYDIVAHGIAHVPEGRRLFPALTVADNLKMGAFLPSARARYRESLERVYTLFPVLAERQSQRAGSMSGGEQQMLALGRAIMSRPKIILMDEPSLGLAPVMVLRVFDLIRRVREEGYTILVVEQNVRQVLKLVDRAYLLEVGRIKMEGRADQLAEQDFVRKAYLGV